The window GACGAGATTGGAGAGACTCTTGAGGTCGCGCAGCACGGCTTTCAGCACATAGTCGGCGTCGCCCGTGAGCGAATAGGCCTCCTGGATCTCGTCGATTCGATTGACCAGCGTTCGGAAGCGCTTCGCATTGTCCGGCGAGTGGGTTGCCAGCGTTACCTGGATGAAGGCGACCACGCCGAAGCCCAGCGCTTCGCTGGAGAGATCGGCATGGTAGCCCGAGATCACCTTCTCCTCTTCCAGCCGCATCCGTCGCCGCGAGCATTGCGAGGCCGAGAGTCCCGCGAGGTCGGCGAGCTCCTGGTTGGTGAGGCGGCCGTCGTCCTGGAGTGCGGCAAGGATCTTGAGGTCGAAGGCATCCACCAAAGTCATGCGCGGTTTGCCCTTTTTCTGCACAGATCGTGCGCAAGATAGCCAAATGACGTCCCGTTTGCACGCTCATTGCAGGCGCCATGAAGGATAGTTCATGGCAGCAGCAATTTGGGAGAGCGCCATGGGTCCGTTTCCGCACGATGCACCGCCGGCCACGATCAGTGCCGACAATCCGATGGGCACCGACGGGTTCGAGTTCGTCGAATATGCGCATCCCGATCCGGAACAGCTGCACGCCCTGTTCAAGCTGATGGGCTATGCGCCCGTCGCGCGCCACAGAACGAAGAGGATCACCGTCTATCGCCAGGGTGATATCAACTACCTCGTCAACGAGGAGCCCGGCACCCACGGTCACAATTTCGTCGCCGCGCACGGCCCCTGTGCGCCGTCAATGGCGTTTCGCGTCGTCGATGCGAGGAAGGCCTATGACCGCGCGATTTCGCTCGGCGCCGAACCTGCCGATGTGTCATCCGCGCAGAAGACGCTCGATGTCCCCGCGATCAAGGGCATCGGCGGCAGCCTGCTCTACTTCGTCGATCGCTACGGCGCCAAGGGCTCGGCCTATGACAGCGAGTTCGAATGGCTCGGCGCGCGCGATCCGCGTCCCGCCGGCGCCGGCCTGTTCTACCTCGATCACCTCACCCACAACGTCCATCGCGGCCGCATGGATGTCTGGACCGGCTTCTACGAGAAGCTCTTCAACTTCCGCCAGATCCGCTTCTTCGACATCGAGGGCCGCGCCTCAGGCCTGTTCTCGCGGGCGCTGACGAGCCCCGACGGCAAGATCCGGATTCCGATCAACGAGGACGCCGGCGATTCCGGCCAGATCGAGGAATATCTGAATATCTATCGCGGCGAAGGCATCCAGCACATCGCCTGCGGTTGCCGCGACATCCACCGCACCATCGAGGGCCTGCGCGAGGCCGGTCTGCCTTTCATGCCGGCGCCGCCAAACACCTATTTCGAGCGGATCGACGCGCGGTTGCCGAAGCATGGCGAGGACGTCGCGCGGCTTCAGAAAAATGGGATCCTGATCGACGGCGAAGGCGTGGTCGACGGCGGCCAGACCAAGGTGCTGCTGCAGATCTTCTCGGCCAACGCGATCGGCCCGATCTTCTTCGAGTTCATCCAGCGCAAGGGTGACGACGGCTTCGGCGAAGGCAATTTCAAGGCGCTGTTCGAATCGATCGAGGAGGATCAGATCCGGCGTGGGGTGTTGAAGGTGGATGCGGCGTAGGCGCGCTACCTTAAGGCACGCCGCGACGTCAAAAGCAGCCGTCGTCCTGGCGAAAGCCAGGACCCATTACCCCAGCGAGCGGTTGTTGGGCGAACTGGTAACTCCGAGTGTTCGTCAAACCACGTTTGGTGGCTATGGGTCCTGGCCTTCGCCAGGACGACGGTGGAGTGTGGTGCGGCAGTGGAAAATCTTGCAGCCCCTAACGCCCGACTTGCCACGCCTTCGTCACCGCGCCGATCTCCGCCCCTTCCGGCTCGCGCACCGCTGACGGCGTCCGCGAAAAGCGCGGCGCCGGCGCCGGCTGCTTCACGCCGTGACGCTCGACAAACACCTGTCGGGCGACCATGTGCGGATGCTCGGTCGCTTCCGACATGGTCAGCACCGGCGCAAAGCAGATGTCGGTGCCTTCCATGATCTTGCACCAGTCCTCGCGCGTCTTGCTCTTGAACACCGTCTTCAGTTTTTCCTTCAGCGCGGGCCAGGCCTTGCGGTCCATCTGTGCGTCGAAGTCGGCGTCGGTCAGGCCGGCGTGCTCGCGCAGCAGCGCGTAGAATTGCGGTTCGATCGAGCCGATCGAGATGAAATGGCCGCAGGCGCATTCGTAGACGCCGTAGAAATGCGCGCCGCCGTCGAGGAAGTTC of the Bradyrhizobium sp. WSM1417 genome contains:
- a CDS encoding Lrp/AsnC family transcriptional regulator, whose amino-acid sequence is MTLVDAFDLKILAALQDDGRLTNQELADLAGLSASQCSRRRMRLEEEKVISGYHADLSSEALGFGVVAFIQVTLATHSPDNAKRFRTLVNRIDEIQEAYSLTGDADYVLKAVLRDLKSLSNLVNDVLMPHQSVAHVRSSIVLDRLKESTRLPLKEIKPG
- the hppD gene encoding 4-hydroxyphenylpyruvate dioxygenase → MGPFPHDAPPATISADNPMGTDGFEFVEYAHPDPEQLHALFKLMGYAPVARHRTKRITVYRQGDINYLVNEEPGTHGHNFVAAHGPCAPSMAFRVVDARKAYDRAISLGAEPADVSSAQKTLDVPAIKGIGGSLLYFVDRYGAKGSAYDSEFEWLGARDPRPAGAGLFYLDHLTHNVHRGRMDVWTGFYEKLFNFRQIRFFDIEGRASGLFSRALTSPDGKIRIPINEDAGDSGQIEEYLNIYRGEGIQHIACGCRDIHRTIEGLREAGLPFMPAPPNTYFERIDARLPKHGEDVARLQKNGILIDGEGVVDGGQTKVLLQIFSANAIGPIFFEFIQRKGDDGFGEGNFKALFESIEEDQIRRGVLKVDAA